A stretch of DNA from Atribacteraceae bacterium:
CGCCGCCTGCAGACGGTCATGGAGAGGGTTTTAATGGACCTGTCTTATCGCGCCGATCATTTCCGAGGTCAAACCGTCGTTATCGATCAAGAATACATCGGGAGGCAACTTAAGAATATCCTCAAGGACGAAGACCTTACTCGATACATTCTCTGATACGTCGCATACCAGTCCACAAGAGAAATAGAAAGACGAGTTTTTTGTAAAAGAGTCAAAACTCATGTTATACTGAGCGCGGATTTCAATCCATCCCGCATGCGGAGACGAGTTTTCCGGTCAGCCGTACAAGATCGGTTGGAAAATTCTCCGCAGAGGAAAAAACCGGAAGGAGAGTCGATTTATGATCGTCACCATGAAGCAACTGCTGGAAGCGGGGGTTCATTTCGGGCACCAAACCCGGCGCTGGAACCCCAAGATGAAGCCGTATATCTTTACCGAGAGAAACAACATCTACATCATCGATCTTCAGAAAACGGTCGAGTTAACCGAAAAGGCCTATCATTTTACCAAGGATCTGGTCAGGGAGGGGGGCACCGTCCTCTTTGTCGGAACCAAGAAACAAGCTCAGGAATCGATTCAGCACGAAGCCCAACGCTGCGGAATGTATTTTGTCAATCAACGTTGGCTGGGAGGCATGTTGACTAACTTCACCACCATCCGTCAGAACATCAACAAGCTCAAAAATTTCGAGAAGATGAAAGCTGACGGTATGATGGAAAAGCTACCGAAAAAAGAAGTTATGCAAATCCAGAAAAGAAAAGCCCGGCTGGAAAAACACCTTTCCGGCATCAAAGACATGGAAAAATTGCCGGAGTGTGTGTTCGTGGTTGACCCGCGACGGGAACGCAATGCGGTCTTAGAGGCACGACGTATGAACATTCCCCTGATTTCCATTGTGGATACCAACTGTGACCCCGACGAAATCGACTACGTTATTCCTGGAAACGACGACGCGATTCGGGCTATCCGCCTCTTTTCCCTGATTATCGCCAATGCGGCCCTGGAAGGAAAGCGTCTTCAGTCGGAAGGCCGGGACGATATCCAAACCGAAGGGATTGCGGTAAGCGAAAACGAAGAAGTAGTTGTTGAAGGGTTGGAAGAAGTCCCTTTCGCAAGCGGCGCATCAGAAGAGTCCAATGTCCTGGATGAATTAAGAGGGGAGACTATCAATGAATTTGAGGAGGAACTACTCGATCAATTACCCAAAGGAGAAGCGAAAAGCAAGACGGAGGTGAAGGAGGAGTAGCGATGAACATTGAAGCAAGAGACGTATTCGAACTTCGGAAAAAAACCGGTGCAGGAGTTATGGACTGTAAGAAGGCCTTGCTCGAGAGCTCGGGAAACGTTGATAAGGCCTGTGAAATTTTGCGGAAAAAGGGTATCGATACGGCGATAAAAAAACAGACCCGGGTGGCCAATGATGGTTTGATTGGATCCTATATCCACACTGATGGGAAACTCGGTGTACTGGTCGAAGTCAACTGTGAAACCGATTTTGTAGCTCGCACCCCTGAATTTCAAGCATTCGTTAAGGAATTGACGCTTCAGATTGCCGCTCAGGCTCCCCGCTGGGTGACACCGGAAGAAATTCCCGATGACCTACTGCGTAAGGAAGAGGAAATCTTTCGGGAACAGCTCAAGGAAAGCGGAAAGCCAGACACGGTTCAAAAATCGATCGTCGAAGGAAAATTGAAGAAATTTTTCGAGGAGAATTGTCTTCTTGAGCAGAGTTATATCCGAGACACCTCGAAAAAAATTAAGGACCTTTTAGTCGAAACGATCGCCAGGGTTGGAGAAAATATTGTGATCAGGAGGTTCATCCGGCTGAAGTTGGGTGAAGAGTGATATGACGGAATCCTCGAAACCTCGCTTTCATCGGATCCTGATCAAGCTTTCCGGGGGAGCTCTCATGGGCAATCTATCCTCAGGGATTGATATGAAAATCCTGGGGTACTTGGCCGGGGAGATCGAGACGGTCAAATCACTGGGTATCGAGATCGCCGTAGTTGTAGGGGGAGGCAACATCTTTCGGGGAAGAACTGCGGGGGACCATGGAATCGGCCGGATTACGGCCGATTCCATGGGAATGCTTGCCACGGTGATCAATGCTTTGGCCTTACAGGATGTACTGGAAGATAAGGGAATCTCCACCCGAATCCAGACCGCCATCGAGATGCGGGCGGTGGCTGAACCATTTATTAGGCGCCGAGCAATACGCCACCTGGAAAAAGGTCGAGTGGTCATTCTTGCAGCGGGAACAGGTAATCCTTTTTTTACCACCGATACGGCGGCTGCGTTGCGGGCTGCCGAAATCAAGGCCGACGCAGTCTTGAAGGGGACACAGGTCGACGGAGTTTACAGTGCGGATCCGACAACGCATCGTGATGCCTGTAAATACGACCAGCTCGATTATCTGGATGTTTTGACGCAGGGTTTGAAATTCATGGATGCAACAGCTGTATCACTGTGTATGGACAACCACATTCCGATCTTTGTCTTTAATATCCACCAACCGGGGAACCTGAAAAACATCGTCACCGGTAAAAAAATCGGAACTCTTGTGGGGAGGGAAAATTATGGCTGATTATCTGAAAGACCTCTATAGGGATATCGAAAAAAGGATGAAAGGGGCTATTCACGTTGCGCAGGATGAACTATCTCATGTCAAAACCGGTCGCGCAGCACCGGCCCTGGTGGAAAATGTCGAAGTCGACTATTATGGTGCATTGACCCCCCTCGTTCAGATAGCCTCCATTACTACCCCAGACGCTAAAACTATTTTGATCCAGCCGTGGGATAAGAATGCCCTGCAACCTATTGAAAAAGCTATCTGGAAATCAGACTTGGGTTTCAATCCGATTGTCGACTCGGCAGTCATTCGCATCAATGTCCCTCCGTTAACTGAGGAACGCCGGAAAGAAATTGCCAAGTTGGCCAAAAAAATTGTTGAGGAAACGAAGGTGGCAGTTCGCAATCTCCGTCGGGAAGCTAATGATGAAATCAAAAGAATCGAGAAATCCGGATCGATTTCCGAAGATGATGGGAAAAAGGGCACTGCGGAAATCCAAAAAATGACCGATCAGTATATCAATGAAACCGAGGGATTATGGGAAAAGAAAGAAAAGGAAATCATGACTATCTAAGTTTCGGACTGACCCACTTGGCCATTATTATGGATGGAAATGGGCGATGGGCGGAGAAGCGCGGGCTTCCCCGGCTGGAGGGCCATAAACAGGGTGTGGTGAGCGTCGAGACAATCACCAGGGAATGTTCCGAGATGGGACTGTCCTTTTTAACGCTCTATTCGTTTTCTACGGAAAACTGGAAAAGACCCCTCGGAGAAGTCCAGGGATTAATGGTATTATTTTCTAATTCCCTCGCTGTCTATGGACCTCGGTTGAAGGAGAACAATGTTCAAGTTCATTTTCTGGGAAGAAGGGAAGGGATTCCCGGTGAACTCCTGTCGAAGATGATCCAGCTCGAAGAAGCGACCCGCACCAATTCCGGGATGGTTCTCAACCTAGCCATCAACTACGGCGGACGGGATGAAATACTCCGAGCCTTCGGAAAGATATGCACTCTTTCTTCCGATGGGGTAAAATCGTTGGATGATCAAGGGTTCCGTCGCTATCTCGATACCGGTGAACAACCTGATCCAGACATAGTAATACGAACAGGGGGAGAGAAGCGACTGAGTAACTTTCTCCTCTGGCAGGCAGCATATGCGGAACTCTGGTTTACTGATATTCTTTGGCCGGAATTTACCGTTGCGGATCTTCATCAAGCCTGCCGGGAATTTGTTGTTCGAAAAAGACGGTTTGGGGGCCCGGGGTAACCATTGGCGGGAAATAGACGATTATCCGAAACAGTACTCAGAGCGCTTCTAATCGTGTACGCTCTCCCACCGTTCGTCTTTCTCGTGCTTTTTTCCGAGTGGACCCTGCTTTTTCTTTTTCTTATCCTATCGGTGCTTGGTTTTCAAGAATACCTCAAGCTGGTCATTATAACAGAACGGGGCATCCGGTCTCCCTGGTTTTATCCGATTCCGATCGCCCTTGTATATGTCCCCTTAACTGTTTTCGGCAACGGACTTCCGTTAGCGCTGTGGTGGTATATCTTGTTTCTATGGATCGTCCTTTGGGGGCTATTGCGTCCCGATTTGGTCCGAGAGCGGATTGCCTGGTTCGCATTCGGGATCCTCTATTGTGTTTTCTTACCTTCCTTTTGGGTCAAAGCTGGCCTTGAGGCGAGTCGGATAGAGATTGTCGCTTATGCGCTGATCATCTGGAGCGGAGATATCGGCGCCTATCTGGTTGGAAGTCGCTGGGGGAAGTGTCGGTTCGTTCCGGCTATCAGCCCCCGAAAAAGCTTGGAAGGTTTACTCGGTGGAACCTTGGCAGCGGGGATAGCCGGCATGTTGTTTACACTTTTTCTCATCCCGGGCAGGAGTCTATGGGAAGGTCTGGGTATCGGGATATTGCTTTGCATGGTGGCATTTTTAGGAGATCTGCTTGAATCGTCATTGAAGAGAAAAGCTGGGGTCAAGGATTCCGGTCGTCTTTTTCCTGGGCATGGCGGAGTTCTGGATCGGTTCGATGCGTTTTTCCTCGCCGGTCCGGCTATTTACTTTCTTGCTGTATATTGGGGAGGCAGGCCATGAGGGTCGCGATTTTGGGTTCTACCGGATTTCTGGGAGAACAAATCCTGGAAACCCTTGAACATCTGGAGGATCATACGGTAGTTCTTCTGGCAGCCGGAGAAAATTGGAAAAAACTGTTTCATCAGCTCGGTAAACTAAAAGACTCCCGGGGTTGGTTGTCGAAGGAGGATCCTTGCTTCCGGAAAACCATCCCCGACCCACTACAGGGAAGAATGTTGTCCGGTCATCGGGAACTGAAAGACTTCCTGCTAAGTAATACAGTGGACGGGGTCTTCTTCGCTACTGTAGGGATGGAGCATCTGAGCACGTTTTGGGAACTGATGAAGGCCGGGAAGACCGTCTGGATGGCCAGCAAGGAAATCCTGATCGCTCTCGGTGACCTGTTTATGCGGGAGTTTCCTCTCATAAAAAGGCCTCAGTTGGTTCCACTGGATAGTGAACACAATGCCGTCTGGCAAATGTTACGTTGGATAGAAATTAGTGATATAAAGCGGATTTTTATCACCGCTTCCGGAGGTCCGTTTTACGAATGGTTGGGAAATCTGGATGAGATTACACCGGAGATGGCCCTTTCCCACCCAAATTGGAAAATGGGAACGAAGATCTCGGTCGATTCGGCACATTTAATCAATAAAGGTTTTGAAGTTCTCGAAGCATCGCTGCTTTTTCACCGACCCATTGATCAGATCGATGTTTTAGTTCAAAGAGAAAGCCTTATACACGCTTTGGTTGAACTACGCGACGGTTTTTTGGCGGCTGTTCTCTCCCGTCCCGACATGCGTTCCGTTATCTTGAGCGCCCTCCAATCGGGAATAAGGCGGGAAAATCCATTCCCCGGATTGGATCTAAACAGATTAAAGACATTGCATTTTGATTATCCGGTTTCGAAACGGTTTGCAGGATATTATTTAGCCCTGGAAGCTGGTAAACGGGGAGGAGGTTACCCGGCCTATTTTTTAGGTGCCGACGAAGCGTGTGTCAACGCGTTTATGGAAAAAAAGATTAAATTCGGTGAAATCCTAAGGATTCTGGAAAATATTTTGGATCAGGATATTTCCTCTGTGCAAACCATTGAGGATGTCCTGGCCCTTCATCGGGACGGATTTCGGATGGCCAACACCATAATCCAACAGAAGAGCCGTTCAGGCGGGTGTCGACGCCTTTACGAATAATTATCCGGGACTGTGGGCATGTGGAAATGAGGAGGTCGATTTGCTGCAAAAGACCGAAGGAAGCCTGGGCCTGAGTTGTATAAATCAGCCGCCGAAATCACCGCATTTTCGAAGTAAATAGGCCAAGGACGGCCTTTTCAGCAGCACTGTAACCAGACGTGGTCATCGATGCGTGTGAGAAAATACCAGATGAGGCGGGGCTGATGGCAACGGGGCCTCGCTGAAATGAGTTTTTGCAGCAAATTCAAACCTAGATAGCGGAATGAAGACCGGAGCGTTTCTTTCTCCGGATTGCCCATTGTCCATTACCGTTTTGCAAAAAAGGAGTCTGTAGGAATGTTGAGTTTACTTGCGTTTATTTTTGTCTTGGGGCTGTTGGTGGTTTGTCATGAATTCGGTCATTTTCTATTTGCCCGGATTTTCAAGGTTCGGGTTTTCAGCTTTGCCATCGGATATGGACCCAAGCTTTGGTCAAAAACCTCCTCTCAAACTGAATACTCGATTCGTCTTTTTCCCCTGGGTGGATTCGTCAAAATGGCGGGAATGGGAGATAACGTCATCGAAGGGCATCATCGACAGGAAGTGTCTGATGCTGAGCGGTTCGATAAAAAACCGCTCTGGCAGAGAAGTATGATCGTCGTTGCTGGACCGTTGATGAATATTTGTCTGTCCATCGTCCTCGTTTTCATTGTTTTCACGGCAACCGGCGTCCCAACCGGCAATCTCGAAATACAACAGGTTATGGAGGGTGGTCCAGCGGAACGGGCCGGGATTCGGGCCGGTGATGTCGTATTCGCCCTGAACGGAATCACATTTGACTCGGTTGAAGATGTGGCCGGAGCGATCTCGGCCAGTCCCGGTGAAGAAATTGTTCTCTCCATCCGACGAAATAGCGAAACGATCTTCATACCCGTTACGCCGGAATGGAACGAAGAAGAAAATCGAGCACTTATCCAGGTGGTTTTCGGTATGGAGAGCCGCAGAACCAATCCATTCCTGACTCTGGGGCGAAGCGTTACCTCTGTCTTTGGCTGGTTTGCTCTCAGTGTTGCGGGTTTATTTTCAACCATAACCGGACAGATTCCTCTCCAACTCACTGGGCCAATCGGAATTGCCCAAATGGCCGGCCAAGCGGCTCAAGTCGGATTTCTGAACCTATTGATGTTCGCCTCGCTGATCAGTATTTTTCTGGCTCTCTTCAATCTGTTACCGATTCCGATTCTGGATGGAGGCCACCTGGTCCTCTTTGCCTATGAAAAAATCAAGAAAAAGCCTCTCGACCCGGATAAAGTCGGTATCATTTACCTGATAGGCGTTGTCTTTCTTATTCTTTTGGCCGTTTTTGTGACCTATCAAGATTTTACCCGTATTCTTGTCGGACAATGAAAAGACAGGACACCCATGTTGTTGCACTGGGTAATATAACAGTTGGAGGAGAAAGTCCGGTTTCCATTGAGGCGATGGGACGCTCACATCCTGCCCATATACAGAAAACATTGCGGGAGATACGCCGAAGTGTACGGGAAGGGTGTGAGATTTTTCGTCTCGCTGTCCCGGACCGAGAGGCCTTGGAAGGTCTGAAAATTCTCCATCCTAAATCGCCACTCCCATTGATAGCCGATATTCATTTTATTCCTGAGCTTGCCTGGGATGCGGTTCGTGCCGGTATTGATGGAGTACGGATCAACCCTGGAACATTCCGGAATCAAGAGAAATACATAAACCTTGTTGAAATGCTCAAGGATTCTCAAACGGTTCTCCGCTTGGGAGCGAATGCCGGGTCACTGCCGGCTGCGCTTCAAAAAGAAAGTCGGGTCAAGGCGCTTTTCGAGATCATCGCAACGTATTTGGAAGTTCCCCGGAAAAAAAACTTTCACCGGGTTATTCTATCTGCAAAATCAAGCGACATCGAAGAGACCATCGAAACCAACCATCTCCTCAGTGAAGCCTTTCCATATCCCTTGCATATCGGTTTGACCGAAGCCGGAGAAGGGGAGGAGGGGATCATCAAATCGACCCTGGGAGTCGGAATCCTGTTGCGGGAAGAAATCGGAAATACAATCCGTATCTCTCTCACCTCCAATGACCCAGTGCTCGAGACCCGTGCCGCTTCGATCCTACTCAAGACCCTTGGCTTGAAAAATGAAGGCATCGAAATTATTTCCTGCCCGACCTGTGCCCGGAAAATGGGAGATGTGGTATCATTGGTACGTATTTTGAAGAAAAAGCTGGCTCGCTATAAAGTAAACCGGAATATAAGAATCGCGGTGATGGGCTGTGAAGTCAACGGACCGGGTGAAGCGAGAGAGGCCGACTTCGGCTTGGCCCTGGCAAAGGGTACGGCGGTTTTGTTTTCACATGGAAAGGTGATTGGCACGGTACACCGAGATCGGGCCATTGATGTTTTTTTAGATCATTTTAATACCTTTTTCCCCGCAGGGGAGCCAAGATGCAGGGAATAAGGAACCTGAGTTTTTCAGTGCGGAACAAAGCACGATTGAAAGAATCGTTGACGGGCAGGGGGAGCACACATTGTTGATGTCCAAGCTTTTTATCCCGACACTAAAGGAAAACCCAGCAGAAGCGGAGATCATCAGTCACAATTACATGCTCAGAGCCGGATTGATACGGCAGCTCTCATCTGGAATTTATACGTTCCTCCCTGTAGGATTGCGGACACTCAACAAAATTGCAGATATCGTCCGTGAGGAAATGAACCGGGCTGGAGGTCAGGAGCTTCTCATGCCGGCGATGCAGCCGGGAGAGCTTTGGAAAGAAACGGGAAGATGGGAAATTTACGGACCCGAACTCATTCGGCTGCGTGATCGTCGGGACCGCGACTTCTGTTTAGGACCCACGCATGAAGAAGTAATTACCGATCTGGCTCGTAAAGCTATACGTTCCTATCGGGATCTGCCCCTCTTGTTATATCAAATCCAGGTTAAGTTCCGAGACGAAATACGTCCTCGCTTTGGGATGATGAGGGCCCGGGAGTTTATCATGAAAGACCTCTATAGCTTTGACGCGAGCCTTGATGATCTCGAAAAGAGCTATGCTCTGATGTATGATGCATATTGCCGGATTT
This window harbors:
- the rpsB gene encoding 30S ribosomal protein S2, which translates into the protein MIVTMKQLLEAGVHFGHQTRRWNPKMKPYIFTERNNIYIIDLQKTVELTEKAYHFTKDLVREGGTVLFVGTKKQAQESIQHEAQRCGMYFVNQRWLGGMLTNFTTIRQNINKLKNFEKMKADGMMEKLPKKEVMQIQKRKARLEKHLSGIKDMEKLPECVFVVDPRRERNAVLEARRMNIPLISIVDTNCDPDEIDYVIPGNDDAIRAIRLFSLIIANAALEGKRLQSEGRDDIQTEGIAVSENEEVVVEGLEEVPFASGASEESNVLDELRGETINEFEEELLDQLPKGEAKSKTEVKEE
- the tsf gene encoding translation elongation factor Ts, giving the protein MNIEARDVFELRKKTGAGVMDCKKALLESSGNVDKACEILRKKGIDTAIKKQTRVANDGLIGSYIHTDGKLGVLVEVNCETDFVARTPEFQAFVKELTLQIAAQAPRWVTPEEIPDDLLRKEEEIFREQLKESGKPDTVQKSIVEGKLKKFFEENCLLEQSYIRDTSKKIKDLLVETIARVGENIVIRRFIRLKLGEE
- the pyrH gene encoding UMP kinase, with product MTESSKPRFHRILIKLSGGALMGNLSSGIDMKILGYLAGEIETVKSLGIEIAVVVGGGNIFRGRTAGDHGIGRITADSMGMLATVINALALQDVLEDKGISTRIQTAIEMRAVAEPFIRRRAIRHLEKGRVVILAAGTGNPFFTTDTAAALRAAEIKADAVLKGTQVDGVYSADPTTHRDACKYDQLDYLDVLTQGLKFMDATAVSLCMDNHIPIFVFNIHQPGNLKNIVTGKKIGTLVGRENYG
- the frr gene encoding ribosome recycling factor, producing the protein MADYLKDLYRDIEKRMKGAIHVAQDELSHVKTGRAAPALVENVEVDYYGALTPLVQIASITTPDAKTILIQPWDKNALQPIEKAIWKSDLGFNPIVDSAVIRINVPPLTEERRKEIAKLAKKIVEETKVAVRNLRREANDEIKRIEKSGSISEDDGKKGTAEIQKMTDQYINETEGLWEKKEKEIMTI
- the uppS gene encoding polyprenyl diphosphate synthase, encoding MGKERKGNHDYLSFGLTHLAIIMDGNGRWAEKRGLPRLEGHKQGVVSVETITRECSEMGLSFLTLYSFSTENWKRPLGEVQGLMVLFSNSLAVYGPRLKENNVQVHFLGRREGIPGELLSKMIQLEEATRTNSGMVLNLAINYGGRDEILRAFGKICTLSSDGVKSLDDQGFRRYLDTGEQPDPDIVIRTGGEKRLSNFLLWQAAYAELWFTDILWPEFTVADLHQACREFVVRKRRFGGPG
- a CDS encoding phosphatidate cytidylyltransferase, translating into MAGNRRLSETVLRALLIVYALPPFVFLVLFSEWTLLFLFLILSVLGFQEYLKLVIITERGIRSPWFYPIPIALVYVPLTVFGNGLPLALWWYILFLWIVLWGLLRPDLVRERIAWFAFGILYCVFLPSFWVKAGLEASRIEIVAYALIIWSGDIGAYLVGSRWGKCRFVPAISPRKSLEGLLGGTLAAGIAGMLFTLFLIPGRSLWEGLGIGILLCMVAFLGDLLESSLKRKAGVKDSGRLFPGHGGVLDRFDAFFLAGPAIYFLAVYWGGRP
- the rseP gene encoding RIP metalloprotease RseP: MLSLLAFIFVLGLLVVCHEFGHFLFARIFKVRVFSFAIGYGPKLWSKTSSQTEYSIRLFPLGGFVKMAGMGDNVIEGHHRQEVSDAERFDKKPLWQRSMIVVAGPLMNICLSIVLVFIVFTATGVPTGNLEIQQVMEGGPAERAGIRAGDVVFALNGITFDSVEDVAGAISASPGEEIVLSIRRNSETIFIPVTPEWNEEENRALIQVVFGMESRRTNPFLTLGRSVTSVFGWFALSVAGLFSTITGQIPLQLTGPIGIAQMAGQAAQVGFLNLLMFASLISIFLALFNLLPIPILDGGHLVLFAYEKIKKKPLDPDKVGIIYLIGVVFLILLAVFVTYQDFTRILVGQ
- the ispG gene encoding (E)-4-hydroxy-3-methylbut-2-enyl-diphosphate synthase, with protein sequence MKRQDTHVVALGNITVGGESPVSIEAMGRSHPAHIQKTLREIRRSVREGCEIFRLAVPDREALEGLKILHPKSPLPLIADIHFIPELAWDAVRAGIDGVRINPGTFRNQEKYINLVEMLKDSQTVLRLGANAGSLPAALQKESRVKALFEIIATYLEVPRKKNFHRVILSAKSSDIEETIETNHLLSEAFPYPLHIGLTEAGEGEEGIIKSTLGVGILLREEIGNTIRISLTSNDPVLETRAASILLKTLGLKNEGIEIISCPTCARKMGDVVSLVRILKKKLARYKVNRNIRIAVMGCEVNGPGEAREADFGLALAKGTAVLFSHGKVIGTVHRDRAIDVFLDHFNTFFPAGEPRCRE